The region ATAAAATTTTTCCAATTTAGTTAATCTTTCTTCAATAAAACTCACTAATTTTTTGTCAACATTAAAATTAACAGCATGAACATTAACTTTCATATTTTTTTAGGTTTTAAAAATTAAACAATCACTACTTGCTTCTCGGATGGGCGTCTTGATATATTTTTTTTAATTCAGACAAGCTACTATGAGTATAAATCTGAGTTGACGACAAACTTGCGTGACCAAGTAGTTCTTTTACAGAATTTAAATCAGCACCATTATTCAACAAATGTGTTGCAAATGTATGCCTAAGAACGTGAGGGCTTTTTTTTACCTTTTCTGATACACTACTAAAGTAATCATTTATCAAACGATAAACAAATGTTTCACTTATTTTATTTCCTTTTTTTGACAAAATTAACAAATCAACCTCTTTGACTTCCTCAAGTTTCTCTCTTTTAGACATATACAACTTTAACAATTCAATAGTTGAAGTAAGCAACGGAACAATCCTTTCTTTATTTCTCTTTCCAAGCACTTTGATGGTTTTTGAAAAAAAATCAACGGAACTATTTTTAAGCAGAATTAATTCCGCTCTTCGTATACCAGTTGTGTAAAACAACTCAACAATCAATCGATTTCTGACCGATTCAAAATCATCATCCAAAAAATACACATCAAATAATTGGTCAATTTCATTTTCAGAAAAAGGAATTTGTATTTTTTTAGCCACTTTTAAAGATTTATGTTTTAAAAAAGGATTTTCATGAATCTGTCTTGTTTTAAGCAAAAATTTATAAAACGATTTTAAAGAAGATATTTTTCTATTAATTGAAGTAGCCAATAAACCAGAATCAGACAAAAAAACAATCCATGAACGAATTTGAGTATATTTTACTTTTTCAAGAGAACATTCAGAATCAAAATCATTCAAAAAAGATTCAAAAAGTAAAACATCATCACTATATGCTTTTAATGTATGTTTAGAATATTTTTTTTCTTTTTCTAAATAATCACAATAGGCTTGAAAATTTGTACGCATAAAAAAACCGTTAGAGACAAATTTACAAAATGTCTACTAACGGTTTTATATTTTATTCAAAAAAAAGAACTATCCTTCGAAAGAATCTCTTAATTTTTGGATGTACTGTGCTTTTTGAATTTCAGCTCTTCTCGTAACTGACGGTTTAGTGAACGCTTGACGTGCTCTTAACTGACGAACAGTTCCAGTTTTGTCAAATTTTCTTTTATAGCGCTTTAATGCTCTATCGATATTTTCTCCGTCTTTAATTGGTATAATTA is a window of Flavobacterium indicum GPTSA100-9 = DSM 17447 DNA encoding:
- the rpsU gene encoding 30S ribosomal protein S21; the protein is MLIIPIKDGENIDRALKRYKRKFDKTGTVRQLRARQAFTKPSVTRRAEIQKAQYIQKLRDSFEG
- a CDS encoding tyrosine-type recombinase/integrase; protein product: MRTNFQAYCDYLEKEKKYSKHTLKAYSDDVLLFESFLNDFDSECSLEKVKYTQIRSWIVFLSDSGLLATSINRKISSLKSFYKFLLKTRQIHENPFLKHKSLKVAKKIQIPFSENEIDQLFDVYFLDDDFESVRNRLIVELFYTTGIRRAELILLKNSSVDFFSKTIKVLGKRNKERIVPLLTSTIELLKLYMSKREKLEEVKEVDLLILSKKGNKISETFVYRLINDYFSSVSEKVKKSPHVLRHTFATHLLNNGADLNSVKELLGHASLSSTQIYTHSSLSELKKIYQDAHPRSK